In Drosophila santomea strain STO CAGO 1482 chromosome 2L, Prin_Dsan_1.1, whole genome shotgun sequence, a single window of DNA contains:
- the LOC120454153 gene encoding FUN14 domain-containing protein 2 isoform X2 yields MSDLPVVKSSTLSQSSPYSQIGMGAAGGFLTGFVLLKASKMVAVAAGGTILAIELAWQAGFVRLDVVKTLSQLEQDQPRVQQLPVREMSLERVNLNRVQELGDKARKACATSGRLCVAFLGGFLLGFGWA; encoded by the exons ATGAGTGACTTACCCGTGGTGAAGAGCAGTAC CCTCAGCCAGAGTTCGCCGTACAGCCAGATTGGGATGGGAGCTGCCGGTGGCTTCCTCACCGGCTTCGTGCTCCTGAAGGCGAGCAAGATGGTGGCCGTGGCCGCGGGCGGTACCATTCTGGCGATCGAGCTGGCCTGGCAGGCGGGATTCGTCCGGCTGGATGTGGTCAAGACACTCTCACAACTGGAGCAGGATCAGCCCCGGGTTCAGCAGTTGCCAGTGAGAGAAATGTCCTTGGAGCGAGTGAATCTCAACCGCGTTCAGGAACTGGGGGATAAGGCCAGGAAGGCGTGTGCAACCAGCGGTCGCCTATGTGTGGCCTTCTTGGGCGGCTTTCTACTCGGCTTTGGGTGGGCCTAA
- the LOC120454153 gene encoding FUN14 domain-containing protein 2 isoform X3 has protein sequence MSYLSQGVTQIVCEITAQPQVEKAAAMSDLPVVKSSTQSSPYSQIGMGAAGGFLTGFVLLKASKMVAVAAGGTILAIELAWQAGFVRLDVVKTLSQLEQDQPRVQQLPVREMSLERVNLNRVQELGDKARKACATSGRLCVAFLGGFLLGFGWA, from the exons ATGAGCTACCTTTCACAGGGGGTCACCCAAATTGTATGTGAAATCACAGCACAGCCTCAGGTGGAGAAAGCAGCTGCAATGAGTGACTTACCCGTGGTGAAGAGCAGTAC CCAGAGTTCGCCGTACAGCCAGATTGGGATGGGAGCTGCCGGTGGCTTCCTCACCGGCTTCGTGCTCCTGAAGGCGAGCAAGATGGTGGCCGTGGCCGCGGGCGGTACCATTCTGGCGATCGAGCTGGCCTGGCAGGCGGGATTCGTCCGGCTGGATGTGGTCAAGACACTCTCACAACTGGAGCAGGATCAGCCCCGGGTTCAGCAGTTGCCAGTGAGAGAAATGTCCTTGGAGCGAGTGAATCTCAACCGCGTTCAGGAACTGGGGGATAAGGCCAGGAAGGCGTGTGCAACCAGCGGTCGCCTATGTGTGGCCTTCTTGGGCGGCTTTCTACTCGGCTTTGGGTGGGCCTAA
- the LOC120458187 gene encoding 60 kDa heat shock protein homolog 2, mitochondrial: MMRMFTSYTNTVQRTARISHVLWARSYAKDVKFGPEVRGMMLQGVDVLADAVAVTMGPKGRNVIIEQSWGSPKITKDGVTVAKSIALKDKFQNIGAKLVQDVANNTNEEAGDGTTTATVLARAIAKEGFEKISRGASPVEIRRGVMLAIETVKDNLRRLSRPVNTPEEICQVATISANGDKSVGNLISEAIKKVGRDGVITVKDGKTLCDELEVIEGMKFDRGYISPYFINTSKGAKVEFQDALLLFCEKKIKSAPSIVPALELANAQRKPLVIIAEDLEAEALSTLVVNRLKVGLQVCAVKAPGFGDNRKENLTDMAVATGGIVFGDEANLVRLEDIKMSDFGRVGEVVITKDDTMLLKGKGQKADVEKRVEGLREAIKESTSSYEKEKMQERLARLSSGVALLRVGGSSDVEVSEKKDRVIDALNATRAAVEEGIVPGGGTALLRCIQKLNDLKGANEDQNMGIEIIRRALRMPCLTIAKNAGVDGAMVVAKVEILDGDYGYDALKGEYGNMIERGIIDPTKVVRTAISDAAGVASLLTTAEAVVTELPLEEAAAAGAAAGLGALGGMGMGGMGM; this comes from the coding sequence ATGATGCGCATGTTCACCAGTTATACCAACACTGTGCAGCGCACTGCCAGGATCAGCCACGTCCTGTGGGCCCGTAGCTACGCCAAGGATGTAAAGTTCGGGCCGGAGGTGAGAGGCATGATGTTGCAGGGAGTGGACGTGCTGGCGGATGCCGTGGCCGTGACCATGGGACCAAAGGGACGCAACGTGATCATCGAGCAGAGCTGGGGATCACCGAAGATCACCAAGGACGGCGTGACGGTGGCCAAGTCGATTGCCCTGAAGGACAAGTTCCAGAACATCGGCGCCAAGCTGGTGCAGGATGTGGCCAACAACACAAACGAGGAGGCGGGCGACGGCACCACCACGGCCACCGTTCTGGCCCGCGCCATTGCCAAGGAGGGATTCGAGAAGATTTCCCGGGGTGCCAGTCCGGTGGAGATCCGCCGCGGAGTGATGCTGGCCATCGAGACGGTCAAGGACAACCTCCGCCGGCTGTCGCGGCCAGTTAACACGCCCGAGGAGATCTGCCAGGTGGCGACCATCTCTGCGAACGGCGACAAGTCGGTGGGAAACCTCATCAGCGAGGCCATCAAAAAGGTTGGACGAGACGGGGTTATCACGGTCAAGGATGGCAAGACACTGTGCGACGAACTGGAGGTGATCGAGGGCATGAAGTTTGACCGGGGCTACATTTCGCCGTACTTCATCAACACCTCCAAAGGAGCCAAGGTGGAGTTCCAGGACGCGCTGCTCCTCTTTTGCGAAAAGAAAATCAAGTCGGCACCCAGCATCGTGCCTGCCCTGGAGTTGGCCAACGCGCAGCGCAAGCCCTTGGTCATTATCGCAGAGGATTTGGAGGCGGAGGCACTTAGCACCCTGGTGGTGAACCGCCTGAAGGTGGGCCTCCAAGTGTGCGCGGTGAAGGCGCCCGGTTTTGGAGACAATCGCAAGGAGAATCTGACGGACATGGCCGTGGCCACCGGTGGCATCGTCTTTGGCGACGAGGCCAATCTGGTGCGGCTGGAGGACATCAAGATGAGCGACTTTGGGCGGGTCGGCGAGGTGGTGATCACAAAGGACGATACAATGCTGCTCAAGGGCAAGGGCCAGAAGGCGGATGTGGAGAAGAGAGTCGAGGGTCTGCGCGAGGCCATCAAGGAGTCGACATCCTCCTACGAAAAGGAGAAAATGCAGGAGCGCCTGGCGCGCCTCTCCTCCGGCGTCGCCTTGCTGCGGGTGGGCGGTTCCAGTGACGTGGAGGTCAGCGAGAAGAAGGACCGAGTCATCGACGCCCTGAATGCAACCCGTGCTGCCGTGGAGGAGGGCATTGTGCCCGGCGGCGGCACCGCCCTGCTGCGTTGCATCCAGAAGCTCAACGACCTGAAGGGCGCCAACGAGGACCAAAACATGGGCATCGAGATCATCCGGCGTGCACTGCGCATGCCCTGCCTCACGATTGCCAAGAACGCCGGCGTAGATGGTGCAATGGTGGTGGCCAAGGTGGAGATCCTCGACGGCGACTATGGCTACGATGCGCTGAAGGGCGAGTACGGCAACATGATCGAGCGCGGCATCATCGATCCCACCAAGGTGGTGCGCACCGCCATCTCGGACGCAGCCGGAGTCGCCTCTCTGCTGACCACCGCCGAGGCTGTGGTGACCGAGTTGCCTTTGGAGGAGGCCGCCGCCGCTGGAGCGGCTGCTGGATTGGGAGCTCTCGgtggcatgggcatgggcggCATGGGCATGTAA
- the LOC120454153 gene encoding FUN14 domain-containing protein 2 isoform X4, with protein sequence MGAAGGFLTGFVLLKASKMVAVAAGGTILAIELAWQAGFVRLDVVKTLSQLEQDQPRVQQLPVREMSLERVNLNRVQELGDKARKACATSGRLCVAFLGGFLLGFGWA encoded by the coding sequence ATGGGAGCTGCCGGTGGCTTCCTCACCGGCTTCGTGCTCCTGAAGGCGAGCAAGATGGTGGCCGTGGCCGCGGGCGGTACCATTCTGGCGATCGAGCTGGCCTGGCAGGCGGGATTCGTCCGGCTGGATGTGGTCAAGACACTCTCACAACTGGAGCAGGATCAGCCCCGGGTTCAGCAGTTGCCAGTGAGAGAAATGTCCTTGGAGCGAGTGAATCTCAACCGCGTTCAGGAACTGGGGGATAAGGCCAGGAAGGCGTGTGCAACCAGCGGTCGCCTATGTGTGGCCTTCTTGGGCGGCTTTCTACTCGGCTTTGGGTGGGCCTAA
- the LOC120454153 gene encoding FUN14 domain-containing protein 2 isoform X1: MSYLSQGVTQIVCEITAQPQVEKAAAMSDLPVVKSSTYVESSQHRPLAMNSLSQSSPYSQIGMGAAGGFLTGFVLLKASKMVAVAAGGTILAIELAWQAGFVRLDVVKTLSQLEQDQPRVQQLPVREMSLERVNLNRVQELGDKARKACATSGRLCVAFLGGFLLGFGWA, encoded by the coding sequence ATGAGCTACCTTTCACAGGGGGTCACCCAAATTGTATGTGAAATCACAGCACAGCCTCAGGTGGAGAAAGCAGCTGCAATGAGTGACTTACCCGTGGTGAAGAGCAGTACGTATGTAGAATCATCGCAGCACCGACCACTAGCCATGAATAGCCTCAGCCAGAGTTCGCCGTACAGCCAGATTGGGATGGGAGCTGCCGGTGGCTTCCTCACCGGCTTCGTGCTCCTGAAGGCGAGCAAGATGGTGGCCGTGGCCGCGGGCGGTACCATTCTGGCGATCGAGCTGGCCTGGCAGGCGGGATTCGTCCGGCTGGATGTGGTCAAGACACTCTCACAACTGGAGCAGGATCAGCCCCGGGTTCAGCAGTTGCCAGTGAGAGAAATGTCCTTGGAGCGAGTGAATCTCAACCGCGTTCAGGAACTGGGGGATAAGGCCAGGAAGGCGTGTGCAACCAGCGGTCGCCTATGTGTGGCCTTCTTGGGCGGCTTTCTACTCGGCTTTGGGTGGGCCTAA